In Arachis hypogaea cultivar Tifrunner chromosome 2, arahy.Tifrunner.gnm2.J5K5, whole genome shotgun sequence, a genomic segment contains:
- the LOC112743395 gene encoding rRNA-processing protein fcf2 isoform X3 has product MPEGKLLVGLSWQPQLLIPSSSKAADACHNKPQSEASNSSLWKPNTELVDGLFIPPNDPRKLNKLLRKQAKDTAGKDWFDMPAQTITPELQTDLKLLKLRSALDPKRHYKKGESKSKALPKYFQVGTVVEDASEFYSERLTKKERKATIADELLSDQKLAAYRKRKVREIEEQNRPVGNTKWKIRGRNSWKRAKERRVY; this is encoded by the exons ATGCCGGAGGGTAAACTGCTGGTTGGACTTTCATGGCAACCACAGCTGTTGATTCCATCATCATCAAAAGCCGCAGATGCTTGTCATAACAAACCTCAAAGTGAGGCATCTAATAGTAGTCTTTGGAAACCCAATACAGAGCTTGTTGATGGCCTTTTCATTCCTCCTAATGATCCCAGAAAGTTAAACAAATTACTGAGGAAACAAGCTAAAGATACTGCTGGAAAAGATTG GTTTGACATGCCTGCTCAAACCATCACTCCTGAGTTGCAGACAGATCTAAAGTTGTTGAAG TTGAGGTCTGCGTTAGATCCAAAACGGCACTATAAGAAGGGTGAATCTAAATCAAAGGCACTTCCCAAGTATTTCCAG GTGGGAACAGTTGTAGAAGATGCATCAGAATTCTACTCGGAAAGATTAACAAAGAAGGAGAGGAAAGCAACCATTGCAGATGAGTTGCTTTCTGATCAAAAGCTTGCGGCATATAG GAAGCGAAAGGTACGTGAAATTGAAGAACAAAATCGACCTGTGGGCAATACCAAGTGGAAGATTAGGGGTCGGAATTCCTGGAAGCGAGCAAAGGAAAGGAGGGTATATTGA
- the LOC112743395 gene encoding rRNA-processing protein fcf2 isoform X2, translated as MIKWEFEVSRFGVLCLSATSVLSAHLVSVASSILSLAAGMPEGKLLVGLSWQPQLLIPSSSKAADACHNKPQSEASNSSLWKPNTELVDGLFIPPNDPRKLNKLLRKQAKDTAGKDWFDMPAQTITPELQTDLKLLKLRSALDPKRHYKKGESKSKALPKYFQVGTVVEDASEFYSERLTKKERKATIADELLSDQKLAAYRKRKVREIEEQNRPVGNTKWKIRGRNSWKRAKERRVY; from the exons ATGATAAAATGGGAATTTGAAG TCTCTCGCTTTGGTGTTCTGTGCCTTTCCGCCACTTCTGTGCTCTCTGCTCACCTAGTCTCGGTTGCTTCCTCTATACTCTCTCTCGCTGCCG GGATGCCGGAGGGTAAACTGCTGGTTGGACTTTCATGGCAACCACAGCTGTTGATTCCATCATCATCAAAAGCCGCAGATGCTTGTCATAACAAACCTCAAAGTGAGGCATCTAATAGTAGTCTTTGGAAACCCAATACAGAGCTTGTTGATGGCCTTTTCATTCCTCCTAATGATCCCAGAAAGTTAAACAAATTACTGAGGAAACAAGCTAAAGATACTGCTGGAAAAGATTG GTTTGACATGCCTGCTCAAACCATCACTCCTGAGTTGCAGACAGATCTAAAGTTGTTGAAG TTGAGGTCTGCGTTAGATCCAAAACGGCACTATAAGAAGGGTGAATCTAAATCAAAGGCACTTCCCAAGTATTTCCAG GTGGGAACAGTTGTAGAAGATGCATCAGAATTCTACTCGGAAAGATTAACAAAGAAGGAGAGGAAAGCAACCATTGCAGATGAGTTGCTTTCTGATCAAAAGCTTGCGGCATATAG GAAGCGAAAGGTACGTGAAATTGAAGAACAAAATCGACCTGTGGGCAATACCAAGTGGAAGATTAGGGGTCGGAATTCCTGGAAGCGAGCAAAGGAAAGGAGGGTATATTGA
- the LOC112743395 gene encoding uncharacterized protein isoform X1, with product MVRFNTGYHPIFFSLERIHSPLSPSSAVASLQTLSTSKIHILSHNFSSEIRPLWLSSHRRPPPSSPFTATFLPYSRHRLSLSRSNRKISSSCVLGLRKNRRRSLNVAAASNPVFVSVSSKIFSSLRRSSSVSLFAVRCSSLRLSLWCSVPFRHFCALCSPSLGMPEGKLLVGLSWQPQLLIPSSSKAADACHNKPQSEASNSSLWKPNTELVDGLFIPPNDPRKLNKLLRKQAKDTAGKDWFDMPAQTITPELQTDLKLLKLRSALDPKRHYKKGESKSKALPKYFQVGTVVEDASEFYSERLTKKERKATIADELLSDQKLAAYRKRKVREIEEQNRPVGNTKWKIRGRNSWKRAKERRVY from the exons ATGGTTAGATTCAACACTGGATATCATCCAATTTTTTTctcactggagaggatccactcccccCTATCACCCTCCTCTGCAGTGGCGTCACTTCAAACTCTCTCCACTTCCAAAATTCACATCCTCTCTCACAATTTCAGCTCAGAAATTCGACCTCTCTGGCTCTCCTCTCACCGCCGTCCGCCACCCTCCTCTCCTTTCACCGCCACGTTCCTCCCCTATTCCCGCCACCGTCTCTCACTCTCACGGTCTAACCGCAAAATATCGTCTTCCTGCGTCTTAGGGCTGAGAAAGAATCGTCGTCGCAGCCTGAACGTCGCCGCCGCCTCCAACCCGGTCTTCGTCTCCGTCTCCAGCAAGATCTTCTCCAGTCTTCGTCGCAGCTCGTCTGTTAGTCTCTTCGCCGTTCGCTGCTCTTCCTTACG TCTCTCGCTTTGGTGTTCTGTGCCTTTCCGCCACTTCTGTGCTCTCTGCTCACCTAGTCTCG GGATGCCGGAGGGTAAACTGCTGGTTGGACTTTCATGGCAACCACAGCTGTTGATTCCATCATCATCAAAAGCCGCAGATGCTTGTCATAACAAACCTCAAAGTGAGGCATCTAATAGTAGTCTTTGGAAACCCAATACAGAGCTTGTTGATGGCCTTTTCATTCCTCCTAATGATCCCAGAAAGTTAAACAAATTACTGAGGAAACAAGCTAAAGATACTGCTGGAAAAGATTG GTTTGACATGCCTGCTCAAACCATCACTCCTGAGTTGCAGACAGATCTAAAGTTGTTGAAG TTGAGGTCTGCGTTAGATCCAAAACGGCACTATAAGAAGGGTGAATCTAAATCAAAGGCACTTCCCAAGTATTTCCAG GTGGGAACAGTTGTAGAAGATGCATCAGAATTCTACTCGGAAAGATTAACAAAGAAGGAGAGGAAAGCAACCATTGCAGATGAGTTGCTTTCTGATCAAAAGCTTGCGGCATATAG GAAGCGAAAGGTACGTGAAATTGAAGAACAAAATCGACCTGTGGGCAATACCAAGTGGAAGATTAGGGGTCGGAATTCCTGGAAGCGAGCAAAGGAAAGGAGGGTATATTGA
- the LOC112743426 gene encoding uncharacterized protein, whose protein sequence is MLVVECLGPIRRNTSSRNLQRHRFIPEVLTYNTLINGLSKARRTGTARRILREFKEAGYEPNCITYITVMKCCFQCRQFDEALETLHEMRSKGYTFDGYAYCTVIAALIKIGRIEEADEIVMLMQHSGIQPDLVSYNTLINLYCRQGRLDDAMKLLGKIEKEGLECDQYTHTIIINGLCKAGNFLGAKQHLIYMNSLGFGYNLVAHNCILHGLGKAGHIDHAMKWFESMEVKDSFTYTIIVHNLCRARRFLCASKIIVLCLNSGFRILRATQRAVIDGLCSIGYTNKVRKLKLKLRVIRLLHD, encoded by the exons ATGCTTGTTGTCGAGTGCCTTGGACCTATTCGACGAAATACTTCGAGCAG GAACTTGCAACGGCACAGATTCATTCCTGAGGTGTTGACATACAACACACTTATTAATGGACTAAGCAAGGCTCGACGAACGGGGACAGCTAGGAGGATTCTTAGGGAGTTTAAGGAAGCAGGTTATGAACCTAACTGTATTACCTACATAACGGTTATGAAGTGTTGCTTCCAGTGTAGGCAGTTTGACGAAGCGTTAGAGACCTTGCATGAGATGAGGAGTAAAGGGTACACTTTCGATGGATATGCATACTGCACAGTGATTGCTGCACTGATAAAGATCGGGCGGATTGAAGAGGCAGATGAAATCGTCATGCTGATGCAGCATAGTGGTATTCAACCAGATTTAGTGTCTTATAATACATTGATAAATCTTTACTGCAGACAAGGAAGATTAGATGATGCCATGAAGTTACTTGGCAAGATAGAGAAAGAAGGTCTGGAATGCGATCAATATACACACACTATTATAATTAATGGATTGTGCAAGGCAGGCAACTTTTTAGGTGCAAAACAGCATTTGATTTATATGAACTCACTGGGGTTTGGTTACAATTTGGTTGCGCATAACTGTATTCTTCATGGATTGGGTAAAGCAGGTCATATTGATCATGCAATGAAATGGTTCGAATCGATGGAAGTTAAAGACTCTTTCACGTATACCATCATAGTGCACAACCTTTGTAGGGCTAGAAGGTTCCTTTGTGCCTCCAAGATCATAGTTTTGTGTCTAAATTCTGGGTTTCGGATCTTAAGGGCTACTCAGAGAGCTGTTATTGATGGTCTTTGTAGTATAGGATATACAAATAAAGTCAGGAAACTCAAGCTTAAACTACGAGTGATTCGACTATTACATGATTAA